The following are from one region of the Bacillus spongiae genome:
- a CDS encoding DUF4275 family protein encodes MNLLDTLISKKIKTREIPKWGTYLRRQWENEFANHLSDEEKKSIHLYDEDGVCGYLWHIFSYEKKESLKNKSAELAFDRELKEFCYVFYQSTNDALIVENASSLRAIDLINEEDIYITNKTFDWTFVITHETGWCGPYFSIKSY; translated from the coding sequence ATGAATTTATTAGATACGCTTATAAGTAAAAAAATTAAAACAAGAGAAATACCAAAATGGGGCACTTATTTGAGAAGACAGTGGGAGAATGAATTTGCAAATCATTTAAGTGATGAGGAAAAGAAGTCAATACATCTTTATGATGAGGATGGTGTATGTGGATACCTATGGCATATCTTCAGTTATGAAAAAAAGGAAAGCTTAAAAAACAAATCAGCCGAATTAGCATTTGATAGGGAACTAAAGGAGTTCTGCTACGTATTTTATCAAAGTACTAATGATGCCCTAATTGTAGAGAACGCTTCATCGTTAAGAGCAATTGATTTAATAAATGAAGAGGATATATATATTACTAATAAAACGTTTGATTGGACTTTTGTAATAACCCATGAAACAGGGTGGTGTGGACCTTATTTCAGTATAAAGAGTTACTGA
- a CDS encoding GNAT family N-acetyltransferase, with protein MNQLRTDLTEVSYLKLFQEMKKDGYQLFALSIENEIVSLAGIAMRVNFYNKRHIYIYDLITSSSHRSKGYGERLLNFIHTFAKESGAEYVALESGLNRVEAHRFYEEKLDYDKWCYSFRKKI; from the coding sequence ATGAATCAGTTAAGAACAGATTTGACAGAAGTAAGTTACCTGAAATTATTTCAAGAAATGAAGAAAGATGGATATCAATTGTTTGCATTATCTATTGAAAATGAAATAGTGTCTTTAGCAGGAATCGCCATGAGGGTTAATTTTTACAATAAACGTCATATTTATATCTATGATTTAATAACTTCTTCTTCTCATCGTTCTAAGGGGTACGGAGAACGATTATTAAACTTTATACATACCTTTGCTAAGGAAAGTGGGGCGGAGTATGTTGCGTTAGAGTCTGGTTTAAACAGAGTAGAGGCTCATCGTTTTTATGAAGAGAAATTAGATTATGACAAATGGTGTTATTCTTTTAGGAAAAAGATATAA
- a CDS encoding MarC family protein, whose protein sequence is MNISLELMLFYFTSFFTLINPLGVMPIFMTMTDSLDEATKRATAKKSTLVAFILLVFFALTGQILFRFFGITVDSLKIVGGVIFFYLGQDMLQARLAKTKVKDSEVKSYTNDISITPLAIPMICGPGAITNAIVLMEETSTFAQQVLLILSIVLVSFVVYIILRNSSKLYRFLGETGNNVLMRLMGLIVMVIAIEFIISGLKPIIRDIFMLN, encoded by the coding sequence ATGAATATTTCATTAGAATTAATGTTATTTTACTTCACTTCTTTTTTTACATTGATTAATCCATTAGGGGTTATGCCGATTTTTATGACGATGACAGACTCCTTAGATGAGGCGACAAAGAGAGCAACGGCCAAAAAATCAACTCTTGTCGCTTTTATTCTGCTTGTCTTTTTTGCCTTGACTGGTCAAATCCTCTTTCGTTTTTTCGGCATTACTGTTGACTCATTAAAGATTGTGGGTGGCGTAATTTTCTTTTATTTAGGACAAGACATGCTACAAGCTCGACTTGCGAAAACGAAGGTAAAAGATTCAGAGGTGAAAAGCTATACGAACGATATCTCGATTACACCACTAGCCATTCCCATGATTTGCGGACCTGGAGCAATTACGAATGCGATTGTCTTAATGGAAGAAACGTCTACATTTGCTCAACAAGTTTTGCTGATTTTATCTATTGTTCTTGTTAGCTTTGTCGTGTACATAATATTAAGAAATTCGAGTAAGCTTTATCGATTTTTAGGGGAGACAGGTAATAATGTCTTAATGAGATTAATGGGATTAATTGTAATGGTTATTGCTATCGAATTTATTATTAGTGGGTTAAAGCCAATCATACGAGATATTTTTATGCTGAACTAA
- a CDS encoding GNAT family N-acetyltransferase codes for MTTLILKEVQELDEMKAIYPLLTQLRTTLTEREFVLQTKTMIEEGYRMLVLYKETHPVAMAGVIMLTNYYDGKHVYVYDLVTEPSQRSKGYGNRVLQEVDKWGSMRGCEKVVLSSGVKREEAHRFYEEKGGFQKESYVFRKKV; via the coding sequence TTGACTACACTTATATTAAAGGAAGTGCAAGAGTTGGATGAAATGAAAGCCATTTATCCACTTTTAACACAACTTCGGACAACCTTAACCGAAAGAGAATTTGTTTTACAGACAAAAACAATGATTGAAGAAGGATATCGAATGTTAGTATTATATAAAGAGACTCATCCAGTCGCGATGGCTGGGGTCATTATGTTAACGAATTATTACGACGGAAAGCATGTTTATGTGTATGATCTTGTGACAGAACCATCCCAACGTTCAAAAGGGTATGGGAATAGGGTTCTTCAAGAGGTAGATAAATGGGGGAGTATGCGCGGTTGTGAAAAAGTGGTGCTATCCTCAGGCGTAAAACGTGAGGAGGCTCATCGTTTTTATGAAGAAAAAGGGGGCTTTCAAAAAGAAAGCTATGTTTTCCGTAAAAAAGTATAA
- a CDS encoding MFS transporter has product MKLKSLANHNISVLFWVQFFSTVSFLQPILTLFYFERGLTAPDIFIVLLCWSSGVLVGEIPTGIFADRFGPKVAFITGAIIKLFSITLFLVAYDSWIFYILSALSGLSASFFSGADEALLYESLKESGEQNKMDAAMGKVQSAGFISSLVTAIIGAIYAKDLQNDQFVVLISLSIAAQLLVILLLFLIKSPPKVAESTQHPWKLLKLGAKEIYRTPQLLIMFMNVTLVFIPAVAVFDNFVQLLLTNEGLPVPFLGILYSCAALIGFFSSRSIGYLTNKFSSILLMYGTGFLSVGCLLLSAYFQDSLGMLLGVFLVLQFVRAIRYPIYSQISNDIIPSHVRATTISLLSILDSVFDLIVFASLYTVALSGFQSIFVGCAIIALIGTLLPIKKKFVQVE; this is encoded by the coding sequence ATGAAGTTAAAATCATTAGCGAATCACAATATTTCTGTGCTTTTTTGGGTACAGTTTTTTAGTACCGTCAGTTTTTTACAACCGATACTGACATTGTTTTATTTCGAAAGAGGACTAACAGCACCTGATATTTTTATTGTATTACTTTGCTGGAGTAGCGGTGTATTAGTAGGTGAAATACCAACAGGCATCTTTGCCGATCGATTTGGTCCTAAGGTTGCATTTATTACGGGAGCGATCATTAAGCTATTTTCAATCACACTCTTCTTGGTTGCGTATGACTCTTGGATCTTTTATATATTATCCGCTTTAAGTGGGCTATCCGCTTCCTTTTTCTCCGGAGCTGATGAAGCACTTTTGTATGAATCACTTAAAGAAAGTGGCGAACAAAATAAAATGGATGCAGCAATGGGAAAGGTCCAGTCAGCTGGTTTCATCTCTAGCCTAGTCACTGCTATTATTGGGGCGATTTATGCAAAGGATTTACAAAATGACCAGTTTGTTGTACTCATCTCTTTAAGTATTGCAGCACAACTTCTTGTCATCTTATTATTGTTTTTGATTAAGAGTCCTCCTAAAGTTGCAGAGAGCACTCAACATCCATGGAAGCTACTCAAATTAGGAGCAAAGGAAATATATCGTACACCACAACTATTGATTATGTTCATGAATGTAACATTAGTATTTATCCCTGCAGTCGCAGTATTTGATAACTTTGTCCAATTATTATTGACAAACGAAGGACTACCCGTTCCATTTTTAGGAATATTATATTCCTGTGCGGCTTTAATCGGATTCTTTTCTTCACGATCAATTGGCTATTTAACCAATAAATTTTCATCTATATTATTAATGTATGGAACTGGTTTTTTAAGCGTAGGTTGCTTACTCCTCTCTGCCTACTTCCAAGATTCATTAGGAATGCTGTTAGGAGTCTTTCTTGTTCTGCAATTTGTTAGAGCGATTCGGTACCCTATTTATTCACAAATCAGTAATGATATCATCCCTTCTCATGTAAGAGCCACCACGATATCATTACTGTCTATTTTAGATTCAGTGTTTGATTTAATCGTTTTTGCATCCTTATACACGGTTGCCCTATCTGGCTTTCAATCTATCTTTGTCGGATGTGCGATTATCGCCCTTATCGGCACATTACTTCCAATTAAAAAGAAATTTGTTCAAGTCGAATGA
- a CDS encoding PadR family transcriptional regulator, translating to MNVQFKKGVLELCVLILISKKDQYGYELAQNISKKIQMADGTLYPLLRRLTKEEYVTTYLSESTEGPPRKYYSLTVKGRDYMRKLIDEWRKFSNAVDLFIEEGL from the coding sequence TTGAATGTTCAATTTAAAAAAGGGGTTTTAGAATTATGCGTCCTTATCCTTATATCAAAAAAAGATCAATACGGATATGAATTAGCCCAAAATATCTCAAAAAAAATTCAAATGGCGGACGGAACATTATATCCACTACTCAGAAGATTAACGAAGGAGGAATATGTGACAACCTATTTATCTGAATCAACGGAAGGACCACCAAGAAAGTACTACTCATTAACCGTAAAAGGAAGGGATTATATGAGAAAGTTAATTGATGAATGGAGAAAATTTTCAAACGCTGTAGATTTATTTATAGAGGAGGGATTATAG
- a CDS encoding HAAS signaling domain-containing protein — MTKQEFLTKLKLLLERVPEEVRKEMLYDYVEHFDVGLENGKIENELIAELGDPEQIARDLLADYRIEVAENDKSVFNIMHAIIATTSLSLINIVFLLGPVIGLIGVYLSICTLAITLILSPLLLFFDPLQNLSVSFFLAMTLCSLGLIIGLGVVRAGKFLYNIILRYIKFNIYIIKGGKVT; from the coding sequence ATGACTAAACAAGAGTTTTTAACGAAACTCAAGCTTCTGTTAGAACGCGTACCTGAAGAGGTTCGTAAAGAAATGTTGTATGACTATGTTGAGCATTTTGATGTTGGGCTAGAGAATGGGAAAATCGAGAACGAGTTAATTGCTGAGCTTGGAGATCCGGAACAAATTGCGCGTGACCTTTTAGCAGATTACAGGATTGAGGTAGCTGAAAATGACAAATCCGTTTTCAATATTATGCATGCAATTATTGCTACTACAAGTCTCAGCCTTATCAACATTGTCTTTCTTCTAGGACCAGTAATTGGTTTAATTGGAGTGTATTTAAGCATATGTACACTTGCAATTACATTAATACTTTCTCCCTTATTATTGTTTTTTGACCCCCTACAGAATCTATCTGTCAGCTTCTTTTTAGCCATGACTTTATGTAGCCTAGGATTAATAATAGGTTTAGGAGTGGTTCGTGCTGGAAAATTTCTATATAACATTATTCTCCGCTATATCAAATTTAATATTTATATTATTAAAGGAGGAAAGGTAACATGA
- a CDS encoding DUF4097 family beta strand repeat-containing protein, which yields MKKLLFGLLAVFLIGIIGTAVSINVTGGSLYNMVFKTVDVHDQKIIKNEKINNIEIRFASTDIQVTPSQDDNFIIELDGKVDERMKDEFILVARELGNNLEVEFLNPPSEIGFFSMVDLSISVNVPEKMYESIEVHSASGNIEVEELSANQIIVSAASGNIQTEESKADHFTISAASGNIKTKELKADQIAIKSASGNVTVQNQSVTTSSLTTISGNISLSNKDASSNITANTTSGNVDINYAKPPSSLYINYESRSGKGTVNLDGVSYKEKSNDLIIGTIGEGNYNLYVDTTSGNFTLQ from the coding sequence ATGAAAAAGTTATTATTTGGATTACTTGCTGTATTCCTTATAGGCATTATTGGAACAGCTGTTTCGATTAATGTGACCGGAGGCTCTTTGTATAATATGGTGTTTAAAACGGTGGATGTACATGACCAAAAAATTATAAAAAATGAAAAGATCAATAATATCGAAATACGCTTTGCATCAACCGATATTCAAGTCACACCTTCTCAAGATGATAACTTCATTATTGAATTGGATGGAAAAGTGGATGAAAGAATGAAGGATGAATTCATATTAGTCGCGAGAGAACTTGGGAACAACCTGGAGGTAGAATTTTTGAACCCTCCTTCTGAGATTGGCTTTTTTTCAATGGTCGATCTAAGTATTTCTGTAAATGTACCCGAGAAAATGTATGAATCGATCGAAGTACACTCAGCATCTGGAAATATTGAAGTTGAAGAATTAAGCGCGAATCAAATCATAGTATCAGCTGCATCCGGAAATATCCAAACAGAGGAATCAAAAGCTGATCATTTTACTATATCAGCAGCTTCAGGAAATATAAAAACAAAAGAGTTAAAAGCTGATCAAATTGCGATAAAGTCAGCGTCTGGAAATGTTACCGTACAGAACCAATCTGTTACCACTTCTTCACTAACGACAATATCTGGTAATATATCCCTATCTAATAAAGACGCATCTAGCAATATTACAGCAAATACTACAAGTGGTAATGTCGATATCAACTATGCAAAACCTCCTTCATCACTATATATAAATTATGAAAGTAGATCCGGAAAAGGTACTGTCAACCTTGATGGAGTTAGCTATAAGGAAAAATCCAATGACCTGATTATTGGCACAATTGGGGAAGGAAATTATAACTTATATGTAGATACTACTTCAGGTAACTTTACACTCCAATAA
- a CDS encoding S1 RNA-binding domain-containing protein codes for MYDFQAGKVEVFNVDREASFGFFLQDQDYDGDGILLHYSEVVGDVRVGDDVEVFLFHDKQGRLTATMKIPAIVQGTYGWVEVVDVHPDLGVFVSIGISKDVLISADDLPRFVELWPAKGDQLYITLETDKNGRMYGKLATENIIKEIATNAEGKLYNQKLKGRVYRLLRVGTYVLSEEGYRCFVHETQRTKEPRLGELVEGRVVDVKPDGSINLSFLPFKQEKMGGDAEKIYEYMATRGGAMPYWDKTQADIIQEIFGLSKGAFKRALGKLMKDGRVYQEDGWTYYSERK; via the coding sequence ATGTACGATTTTCAAGCAGGAAAGGTGGAAGTCTTCAACGTTGATCGTGAAGCATCTTTTGGATTCTTTTTACAAGATCAAGATTATGATGGTGACGGTATTTTACTACATTACTCTGAAGTTGTCGGCGATGTAAGAGTCGGCGATGATGTGGAGGTCTTTTTATTTCATGATAAACAAGGTCGCTTAACCGCAACGATGAAGATACCAGCAATTGTACAAGGGACGTACGGATGGGTAGAGGTCGTTGATGTTCACCCTGACTTAGGTGTATTTGTTTCAATTGGAATTTCTAAAGACGTGCTTATTTCAGCTGATGATCTCCCACGCTTCGTAGAATTATGGCCAGCAAAAGGTGATCAATTGTATATTACGTTAGAAACAGACAAGAACGGCCGAATGTATGGCAAGCTAGCGACGGAAAATATTATTAAGGAAATCGCCACGAATGCTGAAGGTAAACTATATAATCAAAAGCTAAAAGGGAGAGTATACCGTTTACTAAGAGTTGGCACATATGTACTGTCGGAAGAAGGGTATCGTTGTTTTGTTCATGAAACCCAGCGTACAAAAGAGCCACGTCTTGGAGAATTAGTTGAGGGGCGTGTTGTAGATGTGAAACCGGATGGGTCCATCAACCTATCCTTTCTCCCATTTAAGCAAGAGAAAATGGGCGGTGACGCCGAAAAAATATATGAATACATGGCGACACGAGGCGGAGCTATGCCATACTGGGATAAAACCCAGGCGGACATTATTCAAGAAATTTTTGGGCTAAGCAAAGGGGCGTTTAAGCGTGCCTTAGGAAAATTAATGAAGGATGGCCGTGTCTATCAAGAAGACGGGTGGACCTATTATTCCGAAAGAAAGTAA
- a CDS encoding class I SAM-dependent methyltransferase gives MQTATTNSRIVQSETQLTPSFRLDTREYSAKERNKFVKENTVRDWSQLSWKDIGRPFQVTSYAKEKTNWEKEKGQALPVHTSWEMFNRSFHEWFVKDVPTEMNVAKKQFFSSLTSFKPKQISSALGDLARIHFWNYAHRVQDGIWDPRGKRALFEGLDVEKPRILFLGAAEGYEGMQLSAMYPGGEVVLVDYDAFCKDIRFGEFPDSYPFLGENPQTGGKKVYHKDDFNVTYLVEDIRQLSFGKEFDIVISVGLLEHFPDELKPDVVEWHRKFLKDDGYIIMTTPRAQLRSKLYYEIMSDVMNHTYRELMTLEQMGLYVYENGLDILKHGYIKVHNAIIAKPR, from the coding sequence ATGCAAACCGCAACGACAAATTCAAGAATTGTGCAAAGCGAGACGCAATTGACACCTTCTTTTCGATTGGATACGAGAGAGTATAGTGCAAAAGAACGCAACAAGTTTGTAAAGGAAAACACAGTTCGAGATTGGAGTCAGCTTAGCTGGAAGGATATTGGTCGTCCGTTTCAAGTGACATCATACGCAAAAGAAAAAACAAACTGGGAAAAAGAAAAAGGTCAAGCCCTCCCCGTTCACACTTCTTGGGAAATGTTTAACCGATCGTTTCACGAGTGGTTTGTTAAAGATGTTCCAACTGAAATGAATGTAGCTAAAAAACAGTTTTTTTCATCCCTCACTTCATTCAAACCAAAGCAAATCTCCAGTGCGCTAGGTGATCTAGCCAGAATCCATTTCTGGAATTATGCTCATCGAGTGCAAGATGGTATATGGGACCCAAGGGGAAAGCGGGCTCTGTTTGAAGGGCTAGATGTTGAAAAGCCTAGAATTCTCTTTTTAGGGGCAGCGGAAGGATATGAAGGAATGCAGTTAAGCGCGATGTATCCAGGGGGCGAAGTCGTTTTAGTCGATTACGATGCTTTCTGTAAAGATATTCGCTTCGGTGAATTTCCAGATTCCTATCCATTTTTAGGGGAAAACCCACAAACAGGTGGAAAAAAAGTATACCACAAGGATGATTTTAACGTTACGTATCTTGTGGAGGATATCCGACAATTATCGTTCGGAAAAGAATTTGATATTGTGATTAGTGTTGGTTTACTAGAACATTTTCCTGATGAATTGAAACCTGATGTTGTCGAATGGCACCGAAAATTTCTTAAGGATGATGGCTACATTATCATGACAACACCTCGAGCACAGTTACGATCGAAGCTATATTACGAAATTATGTCTGATGTCATGAACCATACGTACAGGGAATTAATGACACTGGAACAAATGGGGCTGTACGTATATGAAAACGGTTTAGATATATTGAAACATGGGTATATTAAAGTTCATAATGCAATCATTGCGAAACCTCGATAA
- a CDS encoding MerR family transcriptional regulator, whose product MYNIRIASEKVGVTPVTLRAWERRYGLAPSSRSEGGHRMYSNDDIRKLIWLKKQMNQKGISISKAVELLSKQEERMSVEQKMIQKDQEIIDPLFNALTSFELNQAHSIVDYSFSVYHFDRVFEKLFYPLATRIGNEWAVGNITVAQEHFASQFLLQRCFKIMDIFPIQPQLPKAIAFCPEGEHHHLGLTIFTLFLRKKGLCVLYLGPNTPEDGLDELIEEQQIQYVCLSITSSNDDKSLISFIEKLKNKHSSLQFILGGKGTQQLDKSDNYKVLDHKLESWEQWFQEDILPVS is encoded by the coding sequence ATGTATAATATTAGAATTGCATCAGAAAAAGTAGGAGTGACCCCTGTAACTCTTCGAGCATGGGAGCGTCGTTATGGTTTAGCGCCTTCATCAAGATCTGAAGGTGGTCATCGCATGTACTCAAATGACGACATCAGAAAGCTAATCTGGTTAAAGAAACAAATGAATCAAAAGGGAATATCTATCTCTAAGGCAGTAGAACTGCTATCTAAACAAGAAGAAAGAATGTCTGTTGAACAAAAAATGATACAAAAAGATCAAGAAATAATAGATCCTTTATTCAATGCCTTAACCTCATTTGAACTTAATCAGGCGCATTCTATTGTTGACTACAGCTTTTCTGTCTATCATTTTGATAGGGTTTTTGAAAAACTATTTTATCCTTTGGCTACAAGGATTGGTAACGAATGGGCAGTAGGCAATATAACTGTTGCACAAGAACATTTTGCCTCGCAATTTTTGCTACAAAGGTGCTTTAAAATAATGGATATTTTTCCGATTCAACCTCAGTTACCGAAGGCTATAGCTTTTTGTCCTGAAGGTGAGCATCATCATCTCGGTTTAACCATTTTTACGTTATTCTTGCGAAAGAAAGGTTTATGTGTTTTATATTTAGGGCCAAATACACCAGAAGATGGTCTTGATGAACTCATTGAAGAGCAGCAAATTCAATATGTCTGTCTCTCTATCACAAGTAGTAATGATGATAAGTCGCTTATTTCATTTATTGAAAAGTTAAAGAATAAACACTCGTCTCTTCAATTTATTCTTGGAGGGAAGGGGACTCAACAGTTAGATAAATCAGATAATTATAAAGTACTTGATCATAAGCTGGAGAGTTGGGAACAGTGGTTTCAGGAAGATATCCTACCTGTTTCTTAA
- a CDS encoding DUF1295 domain-containing protein, with product MLTSLLVALICVVIYMTLFWVVAQLKKDLSIVDIAWGGGFVVIAIVLLFFTKEYTSRQMIVTSLVCIWGFRLSIYLYLRNKNTGEDYRYKNMRKRWIEQGKSVALTSYIRVYMSQGVAMLLLSFPIVAVNAWDTGSSLGLWDYIGVMVWTLGFLFEVVADKQLSNFKKDPRNKGKIITSGVWKYSRHPNYFGESVLWWGVFLIVSSVTFGWTTIIAPVALTFLLVKVTGVPPLERKYMQKPEFREYAKRTSMFIPWFPKKQIGS from the coding sequence ATGCTAACCTCTTTGTTAGTTGCTTTAATTTGTGTAGTTATTTACATGACCTTGTTTTGGGTAGTAGCGCAGTTGAAGAAAGATTTATCCATTGTTGATATTGCTTGGGGAGGCGGTTTTGTAGTTATTGCAATCGTCTTGTTATTTTTCACTAAGGAATACACTAGTAGGCAAATGATTGTTACATCATTAGTATGTATATGGGGATTTAGATTATCTATATATCTATATTTACGAAATAAAAATACTGGTGAAGATTACCGTTATAAAAATATGCGAAAAAGATGGATAGAACAAGGGAAAAGCGTGGCACTAACTAGCTATATTCGAGTCTATATGTCCCAGGGAGTTGCAATGCTTTTGCTCTCTTTTCCTATTGTGGCAGTTAACGCGTGGGATACGGGAAGTAGTTTAGGGTTATGGGATTATATTGGGGTTATGGTATGGACCTTGGGCTTTTTGTTTGAGGTTGTGGCAGACAAACAATTATCAAATTTTAAAAAAGATCCACGAAATAAAGGAAAAATAATAACTTCAGGAGTGTGGAAATACTCGCGTCATCCAAACTATTTTGGTGAATCCGTTTTATGGTGGGGAGTTTTCCTAATTGTAAGTTCTGTCACATTCGGGTGGACTACAATTATAGCACCAGTCGCACTCACATTTTTATTAGTAAAGGTTACAGGTGTCCCACCTTTAGAACGAAAATATATGCAAAAGCCCGAATTCCGGGAATATGCAAAAAGAACCAGTATGTTTATTCCTTGGTTTCCTAAAAAACAAATTGGAAGTTAA
- a CDS encoding DegV family protein, with protein MKKIAWITDSSAYVPDKVRKHNDLFIIPMNISFDDHVYKDGVDLSAEQLYKKMDDMDGIPKTSQPALSDFIELYTKLKQEYDEAIAVHLSSDLSGTYNASNLAAKLTGFPVEVIDSRILSYPLTMMIEKGMKLHSNGLGAKEIGDILRKEHTNYQNFILVGKIEQLYKGGRINAIQKMIGSIFNIHPILQIKDGTVQLYGKARTKKKAINTILNQFDLQKQKNIIKQVQVLHADVIDEAKSLKERLLTQYKDIDVLIGPISQTIGVHGGKGSITLVWKIE; from the coding sequence ATGAAAAAGATAGCTTGGATAACAGATAGTTCTGCCTACGTACCTGATAAAGTTCGTAAACATAATGATTTGTTCATTATTCCTATGAATATTTCATTTGATGACCATGTTTATAAAGATGGGGTCGATCTATCAGCTGAACAATTATATAAAAAAATGGATGATATGGACGGAATCCCGAAAACTTCACAACCTGCACTATCAGATTTTATTGAGTTATACACGAAACTAAAACAGGAGTATGATGAAGCGATAGCAGTCCACCTATCAAGTGACTTGAGTGGAACATATAATGCGAGCAACCTTGCAGCTAAACTAACGGGGTTTCCAGTCGAGGTAATAGATTCAAGAATCTTGTCTTATCCACTAACAATGATGATTGAAAAAGGGATGAAATTACACTCTAATGGATTAGGTGCCAAAGAAATAGGGGATATACTTCGCAAAGAGCATACAAACTATCAAAATTTCATCTTAGTCGGAAAGATTGAACAACTTTACAAAGGGGGACGAATCAACGCTATTCAAAAAATGATTGGGAGTATATTTAATATCCACCCGATTCTACAGATTAAGGACGGTACGGTTCAGTTATATGGGAAAGCTCGTACCAAAAAGAAAGCAATCAACACTATTTTAAACCAATTTGATTTACAGAAACAAAAGAATATAATAAAGCAGGTTCAGGTCTTACATGCTGATGTTATAGACGAGGCAAAATCATTAAAAGAAAGATTATTAACTCAATACAAGGATATTGACGTTCTTATTGGGCCGATAAGTCAAACAATAGGTGTTCATGGTGGGAAGGGAAGTATTACATTAGTTTGGAAAATCGAGTAA